One Micropterus dolomieu isolate WLL.071019.BEF.003 ecotype Adirondacks linkage group LG23, ASM2129224v1, whole genome shotgun sequence DNA window includes the following coding sequences:
- the LOC123963319 gene encoding mitochondrial uncoupling protein 2-like, with amino-acid sequence MVGMKPNDLVPSAAVKFFGAGTAACIADLLTFPLDTAKVRLQIQGESLKHEEARAIKYRGVFGTITTMVRTEGPRSLYNGLVAGLQRQMSFASVRIGLYDSMKQFYTRGTESAGIVTRLMAGCTTGAMAVAFAQPTDVVKVRFQAQVRLADGGRRYNSTLDAYKTIARDEGMRGLWKGCMPNITRNAIVNCAELVTYDMIKELILKYNLMTDNLPCHFTAAFGAGFCTTVVASPVDVVKTRFMNSGTGQYSSAINCTLTMLRQEGPTAFYKGFMPSFLRLGSWNIVMFVTYEQIKRGMTRAQQYWESPF; translated from the exons ATGGTTGGCATGAAACCCAACGACTTGGTGCCCTCTGCGGCAGTAAAGTTCTTTGGAGCAGGAACCGCAGCCTGCATTGCTGACCTGCTCACCTTTCCATTGGATACAGCCAAAGTCAGACTACAG ATTCAGGGAGAGTCTCTGAAACATGAAGAGGCCAGAGCCATAAAGTATCGGGGAGTGTTTGGCACCATCACCACTATGGTGCGCACAGAGGGGCCTAGGAGTCTTTACAATGGACTAGTAGCAGGACTCCAGAGGCAGATGAGCTTCGCCTCTGTCCGAATCGGTCTTTATGACTCCATGAAGCAATTCTACACTCGAGGCACAGAGA GTGCTGGGATTGTTACTCGGCTCATGGCGGGCTGTACCACAGGAGCCATGGCTGTGGCTTTTGCACAACCAACAGATGTGGTGAAGGTGCGTTTCCAAGCCCAGGTACGACTGGCTGATGGTGGGAGGAGATATAACAGCACCCTGGACGCCTACAAGACGATTGCCCGAGATGAGGGAATGCGGGGGCTTTGGAAAG GTTGTATGCCCAACATCACCCGTAATGCTATTGTAAACTGTGCAGAGCTGGTGACCTATGACATGATCAAAGAACTCATCCTTAAGTATAACCTAATGACAG ACAACCTGCCGTGCCACTTCACTGCTGCCTTTGGTGCAGGCTTCTGCACAACAGTAGTGGCTTCTCCTGTGGATGTTGTCAAAACAAGGTTCATGAATTCAGGGACTGGCCAGTACAGCAGCGCTATCAACTGTACTCTCACCATGCTGAGACAAGAAGGACCCACAGCCTTCTATAAAGG ATTCATGCCTTCTTTCCTGCGTCTGGGATCCTGGAACATCGTGATGTTTGTGACATATGAACAAATTAAAAGAGGTATGACCAGGGCACAACAGTACTGGGAGTCGCCATTTTGA
- the ucp2 gene encoding mitochondrial uncoupling protein 2 yields MVGFGPADVPPSAAVKFIGAGTAACIADLLTFPLDTAKVRLQIQGEARASATTGREPVVKYRGVFGTITTMVRTEGPRSLYNGLVAGLQRQMSFASVRIGLYDSVKQFYTKGSDHVGIGSRLLAGSTTGAMAVAFAQPTDVVKVRFQAQIRSPGHARRYCSTVDAYKSIAKEEGIRGLWKGTAPNIARNAIVNCTELVTYDFIKDTLVKSTPLTDNLPCHFVSAFGAGLCTTVIASPVDVVKTRYMNAALGKYSSVLNCASAMMTKEGPLAFYKGFMPSFLRLGSWNVVMFVTYEQLKRAMMTANHNYTTTL; encoded by the exons ATGGTTGGATTTGGACCCGCAGACGTGCCTCCATCAGCAGCTGTGAAGTTTATAGGAGcaggaactgcagcctgtatcGCTGACCTGCTCACCTTTCCCCTGGACACAGCCAAAGTGCGGCTGCAG ATCCAAGGAGAGGCCAGAGCTTCAGCAACTACAGGGAGAGAGCCTGTAGTGAAGTATCGTGGAGTGTTtggcaccatcaccaccatggtGCGTACAGAGGGGCCCAGGAGCCTTTACAATGGACTGGTGGCAGGACTACAGAGACAGATGAGCTTTGCCTCTGTCCGCATTGGTCTGTATGACTCTGTAAAACAGTTCTACACTAAAGGCTCTGATC ATGTTGGTATTGGCAGTCGGCTGCTTGCAGGAAGTACCACTGGTGCCATGGCGGTTGCTTTTGCTCAGCCTACAGATGTGGTGAAAGTCCGCTTCCAGGCACAGATCAGGTCTCCTGGGCATGCCAGACGATACTGTAGCACCGTTGATGCTTACAAGTCCATTGCTAAGGAAGAAGGCATTCGTGGTCTGTGGAAAG GTACAGCTCCGAACATTGCGCGAAATGCAATTGTTAACTGCACAGAACTGGTGACATATGATTTCATCAAGGATACACTTGTGAAGTCCACTCCCCTGACAG ATAATCTGCCCTGCCACTTTGTATCAGCCTTTGGTGCCGGGTTATGCACAACAGTGATTGCCTCTCCAGTTGATGTGGTCAAGACAAGATATATGAACGCTGCTCTTGGCAAATACAGCAGTGTCCTCAATTGTGCCTCTGCCATGATGACCAAAGAGGGCCCCCTTGCCTTTTATAAGGG GTTCATGCCATCTTTCTTACGCCTGGGCTCCTGGAATGTGGTGATGTTTGTAACATATGAGCAGCTGAAACGGGCCATGATGACAGCAAATCACAACTACACAACTACACTTTAA
- the dnajb13 gene encoding dnaJ homolog subfamily B member 13: MGSDYYETLEINRNATDADIKKAYRRLALKFHPSSNRETGSTERFSQLGEAYDVLSDPRKKATYDKFGQEGLKSGIPAELGSSGAWSSKYVYHGNPDKTFRQFFGGNNPFADFYTNDIPLQLGGLQPGVVKTQDPHIERDLNLSLDDLFHGCTKKIKISRRVMNEDGYTSSIKDKILTIDVKPGWKEGTKITFPKEGDQGPSSIPADIVFIVQQKSHPLFIRQHNDLIYKAQVSLEMALTGFSVDVETLDGRLLTIPINDIVHPAYKKVVTGEGMPLSQDPSQRGNLIITFDIKFPETLSAERKQLIKQALAFKY; encoded by the exons ATGGGTAGCGATTACTACGAGACCCtggaaataaacagaaatgcaACAGACGCAGATATAAAAAAGGC ATATCGACGTCTTGCATTGAAGTTTCACCCGAGCAGCAACAGAGAAACTGGCAGTACGGAGAGATTCAGTCAGCTGGGTGAAGCCTACGATGTTCTGAGCGACC CTCGAAAAAAGGCAACCTATGACAAGTTTGGCCAGGAGGGTCTGAAATCTGGTATCCCAGCTGAGCTTGGCAGCAGTGGGGCTTGGTCATCAAAATATGTGTACCATGGGAATCCGGACAAAACATTCAGACAGTTTTTTGGAGGCAACAACCCGTTTGCAG aCTTCTATACAAATGATATACCACTTCAGTTAGGTGGCCTGCAGCCAGGAGTGGTGAAGACACAAGATCCTCACATAGAGAGAGACCTTAATTTGTCCCTGGATGATCTCTTCCAcggatgcacaaaaaagattaaGATATCTCGCAGG GTTATGAATGAGGACGGATACACATCCAGTATCAAAGACAAGATCCTGACTATAGACGTGAAGCCTGGGTGGAAAGAAGGCACAAAAATAACTTTCCCAAAAGAGGGAGATCAG GGACCAAGCAGCATCCCTGCAGATATTGTGTTCATAGTGCAACAGAAGAGTCATCCTCTGTTCATAAGGCAACATAATGACCTCATTTACAAGGCCCAAGTCTCTCTGGAGATG GCCTTGACCGGGTTCTCTGTGGATGTGGAGACACTAGATGGCAGGCTACTCACTATTCCCATCAATGACATTGTGCA CCCTGCGTACAAAAAAGTGGTGACTGGAGAGGGAATGCCGCTGTCCCAGGATCCTTCCCAGAGAGGAAACCTCATCATTACCTTTGACATCAAGTTTCCCGAGACGCTTTCCGCTGAGAGGAAGCAACTGATCAAACAAGCTCTGGCCTTTAAATATTga